In the genome of Humidesulfovibrio mexicanus, one region contains:
- a CDS encoding methyltransferase domain-containing protein — protein MTDHPHPTQPPERPRHPSSHDAGTSAAVFAALALKPGDVFLDIGCGLGDHALVAARIVGQEGRVHALDADARCIRYLAAQAQFEALPQVDAIEADITRTLPLPDGSAAACLLAAVLHMPRVAHALPAVFSELFRTLGENGRVCALECGTFPLCGPPLPPDLAGGRIMAAARSSGFHLSSVAMLGYHYLMTFQKAHP, from the coding sequence GTGACGGACCATCCACACCCCACACAGCCCCCGGAAAGACCGCGCCACCCTTCAAGCCATGACGCAGGCACCTCGGCCGCCGTCTTCGCCGCTCTGGCCCTCAAGCCGGGCGATGTTTTCCTGGACATCGGCTGCGGGCTTGGAGACCACGCTCTGGTGGCCGCGCGCATCGTCGGCCAGGAAGGACGCGTCCACGCTCTTGACGCGGACGCCCGCTGCATCCGCTATCTGGCCGCACAGGCCCAGTTCGAGGCCCTGCCCCAAGTGGACGCGATCGAGGCGGACATCACCCGCACGCTGCCCCTGCCGGACGGCTCGGCCGCGGCCTGCCTTCTGGCCGCAGTGCTGCACATGCCGCGCGTAGCACATGCCTTGCCCGCAGTGTTTTCGGAACTCTTCCGGACCCTCGGCGAAAACGGCAGGGTCTGCGCGCTGGAATGCGGAACATTTCCGTTGTGCGGCCCGCCGCTGCCTCCGGACCTGGCCGGAGGCCGGATCATGGCGGCGGCGCGCTCCAGCGGCTTCCACCTCAGCAGTGTCGCCATGCTGGGCTACCACTACCTGATGACGTTCCAGAAAGCCCACCCGTAA
- a CDS encoding tetratricopeptide repeat protein: MMLYAPEMLKGQGRQYATFLFLSLAVVAACLVAYPQVRRAPLLVAASERLLAEGKTAEALTALREAMQLGPVPLTRADAMLDAALKVGDADISGTLALLLMDAGRTVDSGLAGRAAGLLDAKGAPDAALALLEKRRGMGPLNTPEALHLGDLLRRAGRFEAALSTYDDVLRNHPGETAAQADRAETYLWMGRPAEAEHAAREMLAREPGSRAGQLVLARALASAGKTKAAIAAYKKLLGDAL, encoded by the coding sequence ATGATGCTGTACGCGCCAGAGATGCTGAAAGGGCAAGGGCGGCAATACGCCACCTTTCTTTTTTTGTCCTTGGCAGTGGTGGCGGCCTGTCTGGTCGCCTACCCGCAGGTGCGCCGCGCGCCGTTGCTGGTGGCCGCTTCCGAACGCCTCCTGGCCGAAGGGAAGACCGCCGAGGCTCTGACGGCCCTGCGCGAGGCAATGCAACTCGGCCCTGTTCCCCTCACCAGGGCGGACGCCATGCTGGATGCCGCCCTCAAGGTCGGGGACGCCGACATTTCCGGCACGCTCGCCCTGCTGCTGATGGATGCGGGCCGAACCGTGGATTCCGGACTTGCCGGGCGAGCCGCCGGACTGCTGGACGCCAAGGGCGCCCCGGACGCGGCCCTCGCCCTGTTGGAAAAACGCCGGGGCATGGGGCCGCTCAACACACCCGAAGCCCTGCACCTGGGCGATTTGCTGCGCCGCGCGGGCCGTTTCGAGGCCGCGCTCTCCACCTACGACGATGTGTTGAGAAACCATCCCGGCGAAACGGCCGCCCAGGCGGACCGCGCCGAGACATACCTGTGGATGGGGCGGCCCGCCGAGGCGGAACACGCCGCGCGGGAGATGCTCGCGCGGGAGCCGGGCTCCCGCGCCGGGCAGCTGGTGCTGGCGCGCGCGCTGGCCTCGGCAGGCAAAACAAAGGCGGCCATCGCCGCGTACAAGAAACTCCTGGGGGACGCCCTGTGA
- a CDS encoding tetratricopeptide repeat protein: protein MRLLPSRLLVLALALLPLCGTSALSQPSAPAAAVAPSPPRDDVADWLARLELAKLLTESGRHAEAAEEFRKVLRDRPGETQARIGLARALFWSGKRDEAAAELAKAPPAALSAEDRLLQAEIHLAAGRHEQAIDALIAYLALRPADLKARLKLADALSWRKRLDESLAEYEKILSATPDDRQVRRRYARVLTWAGRNDDAIRELRISLGR from the coding sequence GTGAGACTGCTTCCCTCGCGTCTTCTCGTTCTTGCCCTTGCGCTGCTGCCCCTTTGCGGAACAAGCGCGCTGTCCCAGCCCTCCGCCCCTGCGGCCGCGGTTGCGCCTTCCCCGCCGCGCGACGACGTGGCCGACTGGCTGGCGCGGCTGGAGTTGGCCAAGCTTCTTACCGAAAGCGGCCGCCACGCGGAGGCCGCCGAAGAGTTCCGCAAGGTGCTCAGGGACAGACCCGGCGAGACGCAGGCCCGCATCGGTTTGGCCCGCGCCCTGTTCTGGAGCGGCAAGCGCGACGAGGCCGCGGCCGAACTGGCCAAAGCGCCCCCCGCAGCGCTTAGCGCGGAGGACAGGCTGCTCCAGGCGGAGATCCATCTGGCGGCTGGTCGGCATGAGCAGGCCATCGATGCGCTCATCGCCTATCTTGCGTTGCGTCCAGCCGACCTGAAGGCCCGGCTCAAGCTCGCAGACGCGCTTTCCTGGCGCAAGCGCCTGGACGAATCCCTGGCCGAGTACGAGAAAATCCTTTCCGCCACGCCGGACGACCGGCAGGTGCGCCGCCGCTACGCCCGCGTGCTCACCTGGGCGGGCCGCAACGACGACGCCATCCGCGAGCTGAGGATAAGCCTTGGGCGGTAG
- a CDS encoding tetratricopeptide repeat protein — translation MGGRRAIAVQAGAVLLSLLLFPSPACPAPRSIVPETERISDIEARRELARLLSLSESGRAEALDMLTGQLSLSPWDDETRLALVEVLARSGRVAEAETALHNLPAKTLAQPEIQERIGTAWFAAGRMDRAAEHFRRAHEGGRPVLRMLAKALAWSGDSSQARPLLETLAAENPADREIAVLLVRLRLADGDATGARELADRLVGSAPGDPLALAELADVETALGHAASARLLYAKAVAQAATTADKARLAERQTQAGKTWGAFGKAVVFWRKRAAQGDAAARLPLALAYVAAQREAEAEGELRGMLLNAPDSPDGRAARLALARLKVNGEAFAEALEVLHPLLPGNAPGDQPPAQAHEAVALAARAHWRRGDPQTSLALLATLPADAEPGLRVRLLRASGRNAEARSVLARARAHHPRDPEISFLALGDKAASRSQLDALTVPGAHSPAELVAWSQLYAAQGWRDAAIHCQRAALAADTDHFPARMALAETLAASQRYPEALTELDALATEFPDSSKVLLTRARVLSWDRRYADAQAAYAALSQADPGDPVPLREAARVHFWAKERPQALDAYALLLSPPVDAALAADLARTADAAGSQRLRGLAQDIAQSAEQGSQYHKYEALLPAGAQSSSLPEPGLDAALVRNLPAYRIQKAASLEARAKNASFDNRFARALPLYDKLLDFEPGNQEARFDQAQAACSLGLCSRERAAYARLLEIDPMHTLAGTALERLDRRTAPSLALRQNIWHEEGRGRLARILRLRTDLGVSATAHDDHRFSLTQHLWEESPRHAKTYEAVGQTLAWQGVFTSTLRGDAAWTNKRYSMAALDNVDTGRIRLEVSLDDVARVGFGYERTEELANEYALRKAILSDTVFADLRMSPSREWDIAAEVRAKSYSDGNTGDMQRLALGYLVTDFPRQLKAELSGERRNTDRQSQEVYAGADLVDILRPYWTPQEYTAAAFSLEWRHDLADLEFCGAPQHWYALRTTVGTDSENNPSVRLEAQWRYEFAGHWALEAKGLLHRSPKWDADGLWTGLGFGF, via the coding sequence TTGGGCGGTAGGCGCGCCATAGCCGTCCAGGCCGGGGCAGTCTTGCTCTCCCTGTTGCTTTTTCCTTCCCCGGCCTGCCCGGCCCCGCGCAGCATCGTGCCCGAAACGGAGCGCATCTCCGACATCGAGGCCAGGCGCGAGCTGGCCCGGCTGCTTTCCCTGTCCGAATCCGGACGGGCCGAGGCCTTGGACATGCTGACCGGCCAACTTTCGCTGTCGCCCTGGGACGACGAAACCCGCCTCGCCCTGGTCGAGGTCTTGGCCCGCTCCGGCCGAGTGGCCGAGGCCGAGACGGCCCTGCACAACCTCCCAGCAAAAACCCTGGCCCAGCCGGAAATCCAGGAGCGCATCGGGACGGCCTGGTTCGCCGCCGGACGCATGGACCGCGCCGCGGAGCATTTCCGCAGGGCGCACGAGGGCGGCCGCCCGGTGCTGCGTATGCTGGCCAAGGCCCTGGCCTGGAGCGGGGACTCCAGCCAGGCCCGCCCCCTGCTGGAGACGCTCGCCGCCGAAAATCCTGCGGACCGGGAAATCGCCGTGTTGCTGGTGCGCCTGCGCCTGGCCGATGGCGATGCCACGGGGGCGCGCGAACTGGCGGACCGGCTGGTGGGCTCCGCGCCCGGCGACCCTCTGGCCCTGGCCGAACTTGCCGATGTGGAAACGGCCCTGGGGCACGCCGCAAGCGCGCGCCTTCTGTATGCCAAAGCCGTGGCCCAGGCCGCCACGACGGCGGACAAGGCCCGGCTGGCCGAACGGCAGACCCAGGCGGGCAAGACATGGGGGGCCTTTGGCAAGGCCGTCGTATTCTGGCGCAAACGGGCGGCCCAGGGAGACGCCGCCGCCCGGCTGCCTCTGGCCCTGGCCTATGTGGCCGCCCAGCGCGAGGCAGAAGCCGAGGGCGAGCTGCGCGGAATGCTGCTGAACGCCCCGGACTCCCCCGACGGCAGGGCCGCCCGGCTGGCTCTGGCGCGGCTCAAAGTGAACGGAGAGGCTTTTGCCGAGGCTTTGGAGGTCTTGCACCCGCTGCTGCCGGGCAACGCCCCCGGCGACCAGCCCCCGGCCCAGGCGCATGAGGCTGTTGCCCTGGCCGCGCGGGCGCACTGGCGGCGGGGAGACCCGCAAACCAGTCTGGCGCTGCTGGCCACGCTTCCGGCCGATGCCGAGCCCGGCCTGCGGGTTCGGCTTTTGCGGGCTTCCGGCCGAAATGCCGAGGCGCGGAGCGTTCTGGCCCGGGCCCGCGCACACCACCCGCGCGACCCCGAGATTTCCTTCCTGGCGCTTGGCGACAAGGCGGCTTCGCGGTCGCAGCTCGACGCGCTGACGGTGCCGGGCGCCCATAGCCCTGCGGAGCTTGTCGCCTGGTCGCAGCTGTACGCCGCGCAGGGGTGGCGCGACGCGGCCATCCACTGCCAGCGCGCGGCCCTGGCCGCTGACACGGACCATTTCCCCGCGCGCATGGCCCTTGCCGAAACCCTGGCCGCTTCCCAGCGGTACCCGGAAGCCTTGACGGAACTGGACGCCCTGGCCACGGAATTTCCGGACTCCTCCAAGGTGCTGCTCACACGGGCCAGGGTGCTCTCCTGGGACCGTCGCTATGCCGATGCCCAGGCGGCCTATGCCGCACTCTCCCAGGCCGATCCCGGAGACCCCGTGCCCCTGCGCGAGGCCGCGCGCGTCCACTTCTGGGCCAAGGAGAGGCCCCAGGCCCTTGACGCCTATGCCCTGCTGCTTTCCCCGCCAGTGGACGCGGCCCTGGCCGCAGACCTGGCCCGGACGGCGGATGCTGCGGGGAGCCAACGCTTGCGCGGTCTGGCCCAAGACATCGCCCAGAGCGCGGAGCAGGGCTCGCAATACCACAAATACGAGGCCCTGCTTCCTGCCGGGGCGCAATCCTCCTCCCTCCCCGAGCCTGGACTGGACGCTGCCCTTGTCCGCAACCTGCCCGCCTACCGCATCCAGAAGGCCGCATCGCTGGAGGCCCGCGCCAAGAACGCTTCCTTCGACAACCGCTTCGCCCGCGCCCTGCCGTTGTACGACAAGCTGCTGGACTTCGAACCCGGCAACCAGGAGGCCCGCTTCGACCAGGCCCAGGCCGCCTGCTCCCTGGGGCTGTGCAGCCGGGAACGCGCGGCGTACGCGCGGCTGCTGGAGATCGACCCCATGCACACCCTTGCGGGAACGGCCCTGGAACGGCTCGACCGGCGCACCGCGCCGTCCCTGGCCCTGCGCCAGAACATCTGGCACGAGGAAGGCAGGGGACGCTTGGCGCGCATTCTGCGCCTGCGCACCGACCTGGGGGTTTCCGCCACGGCGCACGACGACCACCGCTTCAGCCTTACGCAGCATTTGTGGGAAGAGAGCCCGCGCCACGCCAAAACCTACGAGGCCGTGGGGCAGACCCTGGCCTGGCAGGGCGTGTTCACCTCCACCCTGCGTGGCGATGCGGCCTGGACCAACAAACGCTACTCCATGGCCGCGCTGGACAATGTGGATACGGGCCGAATTCGGCTGGAGGTCAGCCTCGACGATGTGGCGCGCGTAGGCTTCGGCTACGAGCGCACGGAGGAGTTGGCCAACGAGTACGCCCTGCGCAAGGCCATCCTCTCCGACACCGTGTTCGCGGACCTGCGCATGAGCCCGTCGCGCGAATGGGACATCGCTGCGGAGGTCCGCGCCAAGAGTTACAGCGACGGCAACACCGGGGACATGCAACGGCTCGCCTTGGGGTATCTCGTCACCGATTTCCCGCGCCAGCTCAAGGCGGAACTTTCCGGTGAGCGGCGCAACACCGACAGGCAAAGCCAGGAGGTGTACGCCGGAGCGGACCTTGTGGACATCCTCCGCCCGTACTGGACCCCGCAGGAGTATACAGCGGCGGCCTTTTCCCTGGAATGGCGGCACGACCTGGCCGACCTGGAGTTCTGCGGCGCGCCGCAACACTGGTATGCCCTGCGGACCACGGTGGGCACGGATTCGGAGAACAATCCCTCGGTGCGCCTGGAAGCGCAATGGCGCTACGAGTTCGCCGGGCATTGGGCCCTGGAGGCCAAAGGGCTGCTCCACCGCTCGCCCAAGTGGGACGCCGACGGCCTGTGGACGGGCCTGGGCTTTGGATTCTAG
- a CDS encoding glycosyltransferase family 2 protein encodes MASGMRTRLFATALSAAMLSIFLYLMARTLLFLLSARLWQEITVGVLLLLAEGFTMLHAFGYFLNVYHGLRAGDAPRITRDTVPPLESHPPVAIVVASYKEPLDVLEDTLTCFYNLTYSNKRIYFLDDTRYDKPGENPAAMAEYRERIDDLCRRLEVNLFRRPWRGAKAGMINDFLDFLAGRPVAEAVLTSHGDAPRDGETEKYVIVFDADMNPLPDFVEPLVAFMEKHKRLAFIQTPQYYSNFEANLVAKASGLQQAVFYEYICEGKSAQDAMFCCGTNVILRREALEDVGGFDESSVTEDFATSLRFHVNGWSSAYLNKVCAFGMGPEDLGGYFKQQFRWALGTVGLLRSIVREFLRGPQRLPAAKWWEYFLSSTHYFVGWVFLVMAVCPLLYLFTDTPSYFANPELYLLFFMPYIILTVTIFLYSMSQRKYRFWELAQGILLQAVTFPVYMKASLLAVLGVRGSFGITPKGGSTSLPMLRLWPQLGLALACLGGFTWGMLRLWHGDGPTLALLTNSGWCLYHFAILCTALHFNFPEVGE; translated from the coding sequence ATGGCTAGCGGAATGAGGACACGACTGTTCGCCACGGCGCTTTCGGCGGCCATGCTGTCCATCTTCCTCTACCTCATGGCCCGGACACTGCTCTTCCTCCTGTCCGCCCGGCTCTGGCAGGAAATCACCGTCGGCGTGCTGCTGCTGCTGGCCGAGGGCTTCACCATGCTCCACGCCTTCGGCTATTTCCTCAACGTGTACCATGGCCTGCGCGCCGGGGACGCTCCGCGCATCACGCGGGACACGGTTCCTCCGCTGGAAAGCCACCCGCCCGTGGCCATCGTGGTGGCCTCCTACAAAGAGCCGCTGGATGTTCTGGAGGACACGCTCACCTGTTTCTACAACCTCACGTACTCCAACAAGCGCATCTATTTCCTGGACGACACCCGCTACGACAAACCCGGAGAAAATCCGGCGGCCATGGCCGAATACCGCGAGCGGATCGACGACCTGTGCCGCCGCCTTGAAGTGAACCTCTTCCGGCGGCCCTGGCGCGGAGCCAAGGCCGGCATGATCAACGACTTCCTGGATTTCCTGGCGGGCCGCCCCGTGGCCGAGGCCGTGCTGACCTCCCATGGGGACGCGCCACGCGACGGCGAGACCGAAAAGTACGTCATCGTCTTCGATGCCGACATGAACCCCCTGCCGGATTTCGTGGAGCCCCTGGTGGCCTTCATGGAGAAGCACAAGCGCCTGGCCTTCATCCAGACGCCCCAGTACTACTCCAACTTCGAGGCCAACCTGGTGGCCAAGGCCTCCGGCCTGCAGCAGGCTGTGTTCTACGAATACATTTGCGAGGGCAAAAGCGCCCAGGACGCCATGTTCTGTTGCGGAACAAACGTCATTCTGCGCCGGGAGGCCTTGGAGGACGTGGGAGGCTTCGACGAAAGCTCCGTCACCGAAGACTTCGCCACCAGCCTGCGCTTCCACGTCAACGGCTGGAGCAGCGCCTACCTGAACAAAGTCTGCGCCTTCGGCATGGGGCCGGAGGACCTGGGCGGCTACTTCAAGCAGCAGTTCCGCTGGGCGCTTGGCACCGTGGGTCTGCTGCGGTCCATCGTACGGGAGTTCCTGCGTGGGCCGCAGCGGCTGCCAGCGGCCAAGTGGTGGGAGTACTTCCTCTCCAGCACCCACTACTTCGTGGGCTGGGTGTTCCTGGTCATGGCCGTGTGCCCGCTTCTGTACCTGTTCACGGACACGCCCAGCTACTTCGCCAATCCGGAACTCTATCTGCTGTTTTTCATGCCCTACATCATCCTGACGGTGACCATCTTCCTGTACTCCATGAGCCAGCGGAAATACCGCTTCTGGGAGCTGGCCCAGGGCATTCTGCTGCAGGCCGTCACCTTCCCGGTGTACATGAAGGCCTCGCTGCTGGCCGTGCTGGGCGTGCGGGGCAGCTTCGGCATCACGCCCAAGGGCGGCAGCACCTCCTTGCCCATGCTCAGGCTATGGCCGCAACTGGGTTTGGCCCTGGCCTGCCTGGGCGGGTTTACCTGGGGTATGCTGCGCCTGTGGCATGGCGACGGGCCCACCCTGGCCCTTTTGACCAATTCCGGCTGGTGCCTGTACCACTTCGCCATTCTGTGCACCGCGCTGCATTTCAACTTTCCGGAGGTAGGGGAATGA
- a CDS encoding glycoside hydrolase family 26 protein, whose amino-acid sequence MRRALSTVLAALLLASMGACGASPKNATTFGVALDGFPVTPAMITAAKSSTGLPVRLVLFYAQWPADPTGAWESHTSSLETIRAAGAVPCLTWEPMSIGEGGREQTIPAARILGGEYDGYITAVAQELKAFGAPVLLRLAHEMNLERYHWGTDKSGYGPQSPMLYKGLFRRVADIFRAEGADNVLFVFCPNVDSLPAAPWNTAAAYYPGDDLVDVLGMDGYNWGTSHSKAVHGYDSSFRSFRDIFGPLFNALRQLAPAKPVMVFETASASAGGDKAAWVAEAFGAAAEWGLAAVTWFEVDKELDWPLRKNVPRDPAPLARPFLSDDPAWLKTLSGRRP is encoded by the coding sequence ATGAGGCGCGCCCTGTCCACCGTGCTCGCCGCGCTGCTTTTAGCCTCCATGGGCGCCTGCGGCGCGTCGCCCAAAAACGCCACGACCTTTGGCGTGGCCCTTGACGGCTTCCCCGTCACCCCCGCCATGATCACGGCGGCCAAGTCCTCCACCGGACTGCCCGTGCGGCTGGTGCTCTTCTATGCGCAGTGGCCCGCCGACCCGACCGGGGCGTGGGAATCGCACACATCGAGCCTGGAGACCATCCGCGCGGCCGGGGCTGTCCCGTGCCTCACCTGGGAACCCATGAGCATAGGCGAAGGCGGGCGGGAGCAGACAATACCCGCAGCGCGCATCCTTGGGGGAGAATACGACGGCTACATAACCGCGGTGGCGCAGGAGCTGAAGGCTTTCGGCGCGCCGGTGCTTCTGCGCCTGGCCCACGAGATGAACCTGGAGCGCTACCACTGGGGCACGGACAAGAGCGGGTACGGTCCGCAGAGCCCGATGCTCTATAAAGGGCTGTTCCGCCGCGTGGCGGACATCTTTCGGGCAGAGGGCGCGGACAACGTCCTGTTCGTGTTCTGCCCCAACGTGGATTCCCTTCCCGCGGCCCCCTGGAACACCGCCGCCGCCTATTACCCTGGGGACGACCTTGTGGATGTGCTTGGCATGGACGGCTACAACTGGGGCACGAGCCACAGCAAGGCCGTTCACGGGTACGACAGCTCCTTCCGCTCCTTCCGGGACATCTTCGGGCCGCTGTTCAACGCATTGCGCCAGCTGGCCCCGGCCAAGCCGGTGATGGTCTTCGAGACGGCGTCGGCATCCGCCGGGGGCGACAAGGCCGCATGGGTCGCCGAGGCCTTTGGCGCGGCCGCAGAATGGGGCCTTGCCGCCGTGACCTGGTTCGAGGTGGACAAGGAACTGGACTGGCCCCTGCGCAAAAACGTGCCGCGCGATCCCGCGCCGCTGGCGCGTCCGTTCCTGTCCGACGACCCGGCCTGGCTGAAAACACTCTCCGGGAGACGTCCATGA
- a CDS encoding PilZ domain-containing protein: MNASRRREKRLDIESVVLPFLGSRAEDYQTFEYLLLDVSPGGVGVTLPRWLASRELLRQGQRVNLHLPFELGGKMLHSGVVTWTRWDEEQEAQYAGVVLDEASPALYPVFVTLDSRQIAIDLGGFSGLDHLLARVLKDSVLLKRGILIYLKHLSAYFSRVSDLEREEYLLFREAVIDEVRHNVQTHMTTLSALLRQAEDNGEQALERLDLDELRRAMDPEFYIDMFNAALGDETVGLFLRAIKELERKLLSNHNTCVLLYINSL, from the coding sequence ATGAACGCATCACGGCGACGCGAAAAGCGCCTCGACATCGAGAGCGTGGTGCTTCCGTTCCTTGGGTCGCGCGCGGAGGACTACCAGACCTTCGAATACCTGCTGCTGGACGTGAGCCCGGGCGGAGTCGGCGTCACCCTGCCCCGGTGGCTGGCCTCGCGGGAGCTGTTGCGTCAGGGGCAGCGCGTGAACCTGCACCTGCCCTTCGAACTTGGCGGCAAGATGCTGCACAGCGGCGTGGTGACCTGGACCAGATGGGACGAGGAGCAGGAGGCGCAGTACGCCGGGGTGGTGCTGGACGAGGCCTCGCCCGCGCTCTACCCGGTATTCGTTACCCTGGACAGCCGACAGATAGCCATTGACCTTGGCGGCTTTTCCGGACTGGACCATCTTTTGGCCCGCGTGCTCAAGGACTCGGTGCTGCTCAAGCGCGGAATCCTCATCTACCTCAAGCACCTGAGCGCCTATTTTTCCCGCGTAAGCGACCTGGAGCGCGAGGAGTATCTCCTGTTCCGGGAAGCCGTCATCGACGAAGTGCGGCACAACGTGCAGACGCACATGACCACGTTGTCCGCTCTGCTGCGCCAGGCCGAGGATAACGGCGAACAGGCCCTGGAGCGCCTGGACCTGGACGAGCTGCGGCGGGCCATGGATCCGGAATTCTACATCGACATGTTCAACGCAGCCCTGGGCGACGAGACCGTGGGCCTGTTCCTCCGCGCCATCAAGGAACTGGAACGCAAGCTCCTGTCCAACCACAACACCTGTGTGCTGCTCTACATCAACTCACTCTGA
- a CDS encoding ATP-binding protein, producing MQSIDLSIASRLELVYLLGLAVRGVCQGLPLSRDEADALELATCEAANNSIKHAYKGRPDGMVRVTLVVDGTGLVICVQDQGEPLKDRTKLTNDLAVAQSLEDLPEGGMGLYLIRTAADSVGYKAGNPNNVLVIRKAFGKASE from the coding sequence ATGCAGTCCATAGACCTGAGCATAGCGAGCAGGCTGGAGCTTGTGTACCTGCTGGGACTGGCGGTGCGCGGCGTTTGCCAGGGCCTCCCCCTGTCCCGGGACGAGGCGGACGCCTTGGAACTCGCCACGTGCGAGGCCGCCAACAATTCCATCAAGCACGCCTACAAGGGGCGGCCGGACGGCATGGTCCGGGTGACCCTTGTCGTGGACGGTACGGGGCTGGTCATTTGCGTGCAGGACCAGGGCGAACCGCTCAAGGACCGCACGAAGCTCACCAACGACCTTGCCGTGGCCCAGAGCCTGGAGGATTTGCCCGAGGGAGGCATGGGTCTCTACCTCATTCGCACCGCCGCCGACAGCGTGGGGTACAAGGCCGGAAATCCGAACAATGTCCTCGTCATCCGCAAGGCCTTCGGCAAAGCCTCAGAGTGA
- a CDS encoding STAS domain-containing protein — translation MEFTDRTEQGVTVVLAKGQRLDAAAAPRLKAHMVDLIQAGGQRFVLNLEQVDFMDSSGLASLMSSMKTLGGRGEMAVCCLGEKVRKLFAITRLDRGVFRIFETEAEAVSTLAAGPRTG, via the coding sequence ATGGAATTTACGGACAGGACCGAACAGGGCGTGACGGTGGTTCTCGCCAAGGGCCAGCGCCTGGATGCGGCGGCCGCACCAAGGCTCAAGGCCCATATGGTGGATTTGATCCAGGCGGGAGGCCAGCGTTTTGTGCTCAACCTGGAGCAGGTGGACTTCATGGACTCAAGCGGCCTGGCCTCGCTGATGTCGAGCATGAAGACATTGGGCGGCCGTGGCGAAATGGCCGTATGCTGCCTGGGCGAGAAGGTACGCAAGCTCTTCGCCATCACCCGGCTGGACCGGGGCGTTTTCCGCATTTTTGAGACCGAGGCCGAGGCTGTCTCCACCTTGGCCGCAGGCCCCCGCACAGGGTGA